In Deltaproteobacteria bacterium, the genomic stretch CGAGGCCTTCATCGAAAGGACCAGATTGCGGTAATCCAGCTCTTCGCAAATCCGCACAAACTCCAGAGCCGATTCCACCATCCCCTCCGGCGTGTCGCCATACCGGTTCATGATCCGGTCGGATAAAGAACCGTGGTTGGCGCCGATCCGCATGGCCACATCGTACTCTTTACATTTGAGAACCAGCGGGACAAATTTTTCGCGGATGCGTGTAAGCTCCTCGGCGTATTGCGCGTCGGTATACTCGAAAGTTTTGAAAAGTTTTTTGTCGACGAAGTTGCCGGGATTGATCCGCACCTTTTCCACATAAGGGACCACTTGCATGGCGATAGATGGGGTGAAGTGGATGTCGGCCGCCAGCGGGACCTTGATCTTTCTTTTTTTCAGCTCGGTACGGATGTTTGGAAGATTGTCGCAGTCGGCCTGTGTGGGGACGGTGACGCGGACGATTTCGCACCCCGCCTCGACCAACCGCTCAATTTCGGGGATAAGGCTCGCCGTATCCTTCGTGTCCGACGTTGTCATCGACTGGACACGGATCGGATAATTCCCGCCGACGGCGATCTGACCGACCCAGACGGTGCGGGCGGACCTGCGGCGGTAAGTTGTCTGGCGTGAAAGGAGCATGATAGGGGGTGAATTATTGGGTTCGAGGGGAAAAGTCAATACGGTGCGGATTTCACCTCTTTTCGAGTTCCCCCAAAAATTTCTCCACCCTCATGTTGATCATCTCCGGAAATTCGAGGATGCAATAATGGGTTCCACCCGGAACAATGAGAAGCTGGGCGTTGGGGATCTCTTCGGCCATTTTTTCGGCCACCTTCATGGGAGTGAGGAGGTCGGAATCCCCCGCCATGACGAGGGTGGGGACTTTTATCTTCGGAAGAAGGTCGCTCGCGTCGTGCTCGCCCAGATGCCGCATGATTTCGTGATACATCTTCAAGTCGGTTTGAAGCATCCCGCGGGCCACCTCCTGAAAGATTTCGGAATCGAGATTTTCATGCACCAGGCCCAGTTTGGCGATGAGGTTGATCAGCCCTTTCCAATCGATAAGCCGGATGGCCAGAGGCTTGATGGCCGGTTGAACCGCCGGGACAATCTTTTGCGCCAGTTCGTTGACCTTGGGGAGAATGTAGCGGGAGAGCGGGCTGTTCAAGGCGGTATCGAAAGGACTGCCGTAGGTTCCGTTCAAGAGAATCATCCCCTCAAAGATGGGGGAGAGACTCCGGTAAGACTCCAGACAGACCTGTACCCCCATCGACCAGCCGGCGACCACCGCCTTTGAGATTTTCTCCTTTTTGACAATGGCGGCCAGGTCGGCCACATGATCGGAAATGGTCATGCGTGCCTCGTCAGCGGGTGGATCGGAATGAAAAAGGCCGCGGTAATCCCAGGCGATGAATCGATAGTGGTCGGCAAAACGGGTGTAGAGCGGCTTCCAGGCCACAACCGTCCCCCCAAGGCCGTTGCAGAGGATGATGGTCTTTGGCCCCTTTCCGATGACCTGATAGCCGATTTTCGTCCCGTCGGTGCTTTTGACGGTCTTTTGAACGATAGGAAAGTCTTTCATTCAGTCACAAGCAAAGAGAG encodes the following:
- a CDS encoding alpha/beta hydrolase, with protein sequence MKDFPIVQKTVKSTDGTKIGYQVIGKGPKTIILCNGLGGTVVAWKPLYTRFADHYRFIAWDYRGLFHSDPPADEARMTISDHVADLAAIVKKEKISKAVVAGWSMGVQVCLESYRSLSPIFEGMILLNGTYGSPFDTALNSPLSRYILPKVNELAQKIVPAVQPAIKPLAIRLIDWKGLINLIAKLGLVHENLDSEIFQEVARGMLQTDLKMYHEIMRHLGEHDASDLLPKIKVPTLVMAGDSDLLTPMKVAEKMAEEIPNAQLLIVPGGTHYCILEFPEMINMRVEKFLGELEKR